Proteins co-encoded in one Halobacteriovoraceae bacterium genomic window:
- a CDS encoding HAD family hydrolase, with protein MRKAIFLDRDGTVIVDKHYQYCPKSIEYFNDTFNSLKELQKNGFDLVLITNQSGIGRGKFTVDQMHDLHKQMNQDLESHGLDPFLDIFYCPHAPEENCECRKPGPVMILRACEKWNIDPTQSYMIGDKDIDVEAGTKAGVKSFKVDYKKKETLSNILSKIIC; from the coding sequence ATGCGCAAGGCAATATTTTTAGATAGAGATGGTACAGTCATTGTGGATAAGCATTATCAATATTGCCCGAAAAGTATTGAGTATTTTAATGATACATTTAATTCACTTAAGGAGCTGCAAAAGAATGGATTTGATTTAGTCCTCATTACGAACCAATCTGGTATCGGAAGAGGCAAATTCACAGTTGATCAAATGCATGATTTACATAAACAAATGAATCAAGATCTAGAAAGTCATGGCCTGGATCCGTTTTTAGATATTTTTTATTGCCCACATGCCCCTGAGGAAAATTGTGAATGTCGTAAACCCGGCCCAGTCATGATTTTAAGAGCATGTGAAAAATGGAATATCGACCCAACACAATCATACATGATTGGCGATAAGGATATTGATGTTGAGGCCGGGACTAAAGCAGGGGTAAAGTCTTTTAAAGTAGATTATAAAAAAAAAGAGACTCTTTCAAATATACTTTCAAAAATAATTTGTTAG